From a single Daphnia pulex isolate KAP4 chromosome 2, ASM2113471v1 genomic region:
- the LOC124204544 gene encoding voltage-dependent calcium channel subunit alpha-2/delta-3-like isoform X2 has product MSETPCSGLRCTALFTRAQSSEARPGKSASTTMTSSALICLFFSVAVIISSSVEAAETDLPHVEISNWAIRFGAQMWEIGKQVTRIREIRERYQSEAKIEQVDGFAMVKEMAEEMENMMGDKIEAIKRIMDAAEHLSVSHSRLTRQDLYEMKQRNENIDYYNAKRLNQYHKAGPLAGELLENHKALIMSNSLHFGNVGINTSVSAVHVPTNVYDGAPDVLNGIQWSEQLDRIFMTNYESDPSLTWQYFGSSTGFMRQYPATKWGQGEWEPDLFDCRLRPWYLQAAASPKDMIILVDTSGSMTGVRKEIAKHVVLTLLDTLSENDFINIYKFSEVPVPVVPCFKDKVVQANLENLRELRNGMIETETSDIANFTSAFTTAFEILQKYNRTMQGCQCNQAIMLVTDGAPENYKEHLEKYNLPHRPVRIFSYVIGREIIDTSATINMACENKGYFARVTSLAEVREQVLKYIPVLSRPMVMYQKDHPVIWTSAYIDIAEPKLSDWLWEIRERRKQRDRSLNYRALLRLISDRNNAQSDDTSNVTTNSSRDASGRPTISMTVEQYLTYGNLVNEERLNAHRIKQEREEAAIPAGNQQNNRQGITSTTPRPVLPPTRNPDGPRAEALVKPETLRAWLKRIDYETRTKPKFLMAVSVATPVYDRKNESNIIEKILINDIWEEKTRTVRTANLLGVAGTDIPVTELKKRTPAYKLGVNGYSFIVNNNGYVLYHPDHRPLDADGLLKPNYNTVDLSEIELVDSDGGPRENDTNLMTMRRDMIERREGEMTFKVRIHHDGMKRVSVRRQRYYYRGLKGTPYSLGLALPDGYGDFRIAAETEVKRLSADHNINVSSFFSGKNWKIHPDWIYCRYNYDHLKSFDTPEAQVLHFVGRTQRERWRWNSKHPRPSHDTVRSHKQEDNYYCDKHLMQSLIFDAQATEVFDKNISLSIDRQDPHAMFKLFGISVAFVATRSGLLRWQDISTIDDNLHVVRRRHAQWDRQTRRVKRAPRKPFQFKKRFQSRILRKTIRLDIPFIIRRRKPARHFSEANLNAIDQTWYKRAVDQYSVEPDSFVYSVPFSTGTGVTNESVVTASHAIFVEKGGYKAPAAVVGLQYKNSAFRETFFNITSGCTGGVQCRRTCSSGDLSCYVVDNHGYIVISKEERDTGRFFGEIDWLVMDSLIHYGVFKRVRIYDYQAVCKDMQGHRSAANFLLTPLRYMKWFVQWMVGRASWIMLQTQIAHLINPDWAWGMEQEQSDYHYEDNDGSPGPVPTGGEFMADGDISIIVHDEAVSMENAYANKSRPRPCDQQADLYVLQPEKLFKGDKPDSVKGKQNCNSNNLGARQCERHYSTHKIPHSNLLLLVIDTTCRCEIQKQKIEMEEVKMNESLRCERPQESLYRQRPSVCLSYHPEEEEIKQCGKGNNLLPSPILLTATLIYSVLKWI; this is encoded by the exons atGAGTGAAACACCTTGTTCGGGATTACGTTGCACTGCATTATTTACCAGGGCTCAGAGCAGCGAGGCTCGGCCAGGGAAATCTGCGTCAACGACAATGACGTCGTCTGCATTGATCTGcttgttcttttctgtggctGTGATAATATCGTCGTCGGTCGAAGCTGCCGAAACGGATCTACCTCATGTCGA GATATCGAACTGGGCCATCCGCTTCGGCGCACAAATGTGGGAGATCGGCAAGCAAGTCACCAGGATACGGGAAATCAGAGAG CGTTACCAGAGTGAAGCCAAAATCGAACAGGTGGACGGATTCGCCATGGTTAAAGAGATGGCCGAGGAGATGGAGAACATGATGGGCGACAAGATCGAAGCTATCAAG CGGATTATGGACGCGGCTGAACATCTGTCCGTCTCACATTCGCGATTAACACGGCAAGATTTGTACGAGATGAAGCAGCGCAACGAGAATATCGATTACTACAACGCCAAACGTCTCAACCAGTACCATAAAGCCGGGCCGCTGGCCGGTGAGCTGCTCGAGAACCACAAAGCGCTCATCATGTCAAACAGTCTGCACTTTGGCAACGTGGGCATCAACACCAGCGTCAGCGCCGTTCACGTTCCCACCAACGTTTACGACGGag CTCCGGACGTGCTGAATGGCATCCAGTGGTCGGAGCAACTGGATCGCATCTTTATGACCAATTACGAGTCGGATCCGTCACTAACTTGGCAGTACTTTGGCAGTTCGACAGGATTTATGCGACAGTATCCAG CCACCAAGTGGGGCCAGGGCGAATGGGAACCCGACTTGTTCGACTGTCGTCTAAGACCCTGGTATCTCCAAGCGGCTGCCAGTCCCAAGGATATGATCATCTTAGTGGACACTTCTGGCTCCATGACTGGAGTCCGTAAAGAGATTGCTAAACACGTCGTTCTCACGTTACTCGACACTCTCTCGGAGAATGACTTTATCAACATTTACAAGTTCAGCGAAGTTCCCGTCCCAGTCGTCCCGTGCTTCAAAGACAAAGTTGTCCAG GCCAATTTAGAGAATCTGAGGGAATTGCGCAATGGCATGATTGAAACGGAGACGAGCGACATTGCCAACTTCACGTCGGCTTTCACGACGGCCTTTGAAATTCTGCAAAAG TACAACCGAACCATGCAAGGGTGTCAGTGCAACCAGGCGATTATGTTGGTGACAGATGGGGCTCCCGAAAATTACAAGGAACACTTGGAAAAATACAATTTGCCACACAGGCCAGTACGAATCTTCTCCTACGTCATCGGTCGGGAGATCATCGACACTTCTGCCACCATTAATATGGCATGTGAAAACAAAG GCTATTTTGCTCGAGTCACATCCCTGGCTGAAGTTCGTGAGCAAGTGCTCAAATATATTCCAGTCCTCTCTCGTCCCATGGTTATGTACCAAAAAGATCATCCCGTCATCTGGACTTCAGCTTACATCGACATAGCG GAACCCAAATTGAGTGACTGGCTGTGGGAGATAAGAGAACGTCGGAAGCAGCGGGATCGTTCGCTCAACTACCGTGCTCTCTTGCGGTTGATCAGCGATCGGAACAACGCCCAAAGCGACGACACTTCAAACGTGACGACCAACAGTAGTCGGGATGCCAGTGGCAGACCCACCATCAGTATGACAGTTGAACAATATTTGACCTATGGCAACCTCGTCAATGAGGAGCGGCTCAATGCTCATCGGATCAAACAGGAGCGCGAAGAAGCAGCTATTCCTGCCGGCAACCAGCAGAATAACCGTCAAGGC ATAACCAGCACCACTCCCCGTCCAGTGTTACCTCCTACTCGAAATCCTGATGGACCGCGAGCTGAGGCGCTTGTCAAGCCTGAGACTCTCAGAGCTTGGCTCAAACGAATCGACTATGAG ACTCGGACTAAACCGAAATTCTTGATGGCGGTCTCGGTGGCTACTCCAGTTTACGACCGCAAGAATGAATCG AATATCATTGAGAAAATACTCATCAACGACATCTGGGAAGAGAAAACGCGAACG GTAAGGACCGCCAATCTTCTTGGAGTGGCCGGTACGGACATACCCGTCACGGAACTGAAGAAACGAACGCCCGCCTACAAG TTGGGTGTTAACGGGTACTCGTTCATCGTCAACAACAACGGCTACGTTCTCTACCATCCCGATCACCGACCCCTG GACGCGGACGGACTCCTGAAACCCAACTACAACACGGTCGATTTGTCCGAAATTGAGTTGGTCGATTCAGACGGCGGTCCGCGTGAAAACGACACGAATCTCATGACC ATGCGCCGCGACATGATCGAGCGGCGCGAGGGTGAGATGACGTTCAAAGTGAGGATTCACCACGATGGCATG AAGAGAGTCAGCGTTCGTCGGCAGCGCTATTATTACCGCGGGCTGAAGGGTACCCCTTATAGCCTCGGTTTGGCGCTGCCTGATGGATACGGCGATTTTCGCATTGCGGCTGAAACCGAAGTCAAGCGTCTGTCGGCTGATCACAACATCAACG TTTCGTCCTTCTTCTCCGGCAAGAATTGGAAAATTCACCCCGACTG GATCTACTGCCGCTACAACTACGACCATCTGAAATCGTTCGATACGCCCGAGGCTCAAGTGCTGCACTTTGTCGGCCGGACGCAGCGGGAGCGATGGCGTTGGAACTCGAAGCACCCGCGGCCTTCCCACGACACTGTCCGCT CTCACAAACAAGAAGACAACTACTACT gCGACAAACATTTGATGCAATCACTGATTTTTGACGCCCAAGCCACCGAAGTGTTCGACAAGAACATTTCTCTTAGCATTGACCGACAAGATCC GCACGCCATGTTTAAGCTGTTTGGTATATCGGTCGCCTTTGTCGCCACTCGCAGTGGCCTCTTACGTTGGCAGGACATCAGCACCATTGATGACAA TTTGCATGTGGTACGTCGGAGGCATGCCCAGTGGGATCGGCAGACGAGAAGAGTGAAGCGTGCTCCACGGAAACCTTTCCAGTTCAAGAAACGTTTCCAAAGTAGAATTTTACGTAAAACGATTCGCTTAGATATTCCGTTCATCATACGAAGACGAAAACCGGCGAG GCATTTTAGCGAGGCCAATCTCAACGCCATCGACCAGACTTGGTACAAGAGGGCCGTCGATCAATACTCTGTAGAACCGGATAGCTTTGTCTACTCGGTGCCGTTCAGCACGGGTACAG GAGTAACCAATGAGAGTGTAGTTACTGCCTCTCATGCCATTTTCGTCGAGAAGGGCGGCTACAAAGCTCCCGCCGCTGTCGTAGGACTTCAATACAAGAACAGCGCCTTCCGAGAAACTTTCTTCAACATCACGTCGGGG TGCACCG GAGGAGTTCAATGCAGGCGAACTTGCAGTTCCGGTGATTTGTCGTGTTACGTAGTGGACAATCACGGATACATCGTGATCTCAAAGGAGGAGAGAGACACAGGGCGCTTTTTTGGTGAAATCGATTGGCTTGTTATGGATTCATTGATCCATTACGGTGTCTTTAAAAG GGTCCGCATCTACGACTATCAAGCTGTCTGCAAGGATATGCAGGGGCACCGCAGTGCTGCCAATTTCTTGCTAACACCATTACGTTACATGAAGTGGTTCGTTCAATGGATGGTTGGTCGCGCCTCTTGGATAATGCTCCAAACTCAGATTGCTCATTTGATCAATCCGGACTGGGCCTGGGGCATGGAACAAGAGCAATCGGATTACCACTACGAGGATAATGATGGTAGTCCCG GACCGGTTCCAACGGGTGGAGAATTCATGGCCGACGGAGATATTTCAATCATCGTCCACGACGAAGCTGTATCAATGGAAAACGCATATGCCAATAAATCCCGACCGAGACCATGTGACCAACAGGCAGACTTGTATGTGCTGCAACCCGAAAAGCTATTTAAAGGCGACAAACCCGACTCGGTCAAAGGAAAACAGAACTGCAACTCGAACAATTTGGGCGCCCGCCAATGCGAAAGACACTACAGCACCCACAAGATACCCCACTCGAATTTGCTACTACTAGTCATTGACACAACTTGCAGGTGTGAAATACAGAAGCAAAAGATTGAAATGGAGGAAGTCAAAATGAACGAGTCGTTACGCTGCGAACGACCTCAGGAAAGCTTGTACCGTCAGCGTCCCTCCGTCTGTCTCAGTTATCATCCAGAG GAGGAGGAAATCAAACAGTGTGgtaaaggaaataatttacTGCCGTCTCCCATTCTACTTACAGCAACCTTAATCTATTCAGTTTTAAAAtggatttaa
- the LOC124204544 gene encoding voltage-dependent calcium channel subunit alpha-2/delta-3-like isoform X7, with protein sequence MSETPCSGLRCTALFTRAQSSEARPGKSASTTMTSSALICLFFSVAVIISSSVEAAETDLPHVEISNWAIRFGAQMWEIGKQVTRIREIRERYQSEAKIEQVDGFAMVKEMAEEMENMMGDKIEAIKRIMDAAEHLSVSHSRLTRQDLYEMKQRNENIDYYNAKRLNQYHKAGPLAGELLENHKALIMSNSLHFGNVGINTSVSAVHVPTNVYDGAPDVLNGIQWSEQLDRIFMTNYESDPSLTWQYFGSSTGFMRQYPATKWGQGEWEPDLFDCRLRPWYLQAAASPKDMIILVDTSGSMTGVRKEIAKHVVLTLLDTLSENDFINIYKFSEVPVPVVPCFKDKVVQANLENLRELRNGMIETETSDIANFTSAFTTAFEILQKYNRTMQGCQCNQAIMLVTDGAPENYKEHLEKYNLPHRPVRIFSYVIGREIIDTSATINMACENKGYFARVTSLAEVREQVLKYIPVLSRPMVMYQKDHPVIWTSAYIDIAEPKLSDWLWEIRERRKQRDRSLNYRALLRLISDRNNAQSDDTSNVTTNSSRDASGRPTISMTVEQYLTYGNLVNEERLNAHRIKQEREEAAIPAGNQQNNRQGITSTTPRPVLPPTRNPDGPRAEALVKPETLRAWLKRIDYETRTKPKFLMAVSVATPVYDRKNESNIIEKILINDIWEEKTRTVRTANLLGVAGTDIPVTELKKRTPAYKLGVNGYSFIVNNNGYVLYHPDHRPLDADGLLKPNYNTVDLSEIELVDSDGGPRENDTNLMTMRRDMIERREGEMTFKVRIHHDGMKRVSVRRQRYYYRGLKGTPYSLGLALPDGYGDFRIAAETEVKRLSADHNINVSSFFSGKNWKIHPDWIYCRYNYDHLKSFDTPEAQVLHFVGRTQRERWRWNSKHPRPSHDTVRSHKQEDNYYCDKHLMQSLIFDAQATEVFDKNISLSIDRQDPHAMFKLFGISVAFVATRSGLLRWQDISTIDDKHFSEANLNAIDQTWYKRAVDQYSVEPDSFVYSVPFSTGTGVTNESVVTASHAIFVEKGGYKAPAAVVGLQYKNSAFRETFFNITSGCTGGVQCRRTCSSGDLSCYVVDNHGYIVISKEERDTGRFFGEIDWLVMDSLIHYGVFKRVRIYDYQAVCKDMQGHRSAANFLLTPLRYMKWFVQWMVGRASWIMLQTQIAHLINPDWAWGMEQEQSDYHYEDNDGSPGPVPTGGEFMADGDISIIVHDEAVSMENAYANKSRPRPCDQQADLYVLQPEKLFKGDKPDSVKGKQNCNSNNLGARQCERHYSTHKIPHSNLLLLVIDTTCRCEIQKQKIEMEEVKMNESLRCERPQESLYRQRPSVCLSYHPEEEEIKQCGKGNNLLPSPILLTATLIYSVLKWI encoded by the exons atGAGTGAAACACCTTGTTCGGGATTACGTTGCACTGCATTATTTACCAGGGCTCAGAGCAGCGAGGCTCGGCCAGGGAAATCTGCGTCAACGACAATGACGTCGTCTGCATTGATCTGcttgttcttttctgtggctGTGATAATATCGTCGTCGGTCGAAGCTGCCGAAACGGATCTACCTCATGTCGA GATATCGAACTGGGCCATCCGCTTCGGCGCACAAATGTGGGAGATCGGCAAGCAAGTCACCAGGATACGGGAAATCAGAGAG CGTTACCAGAGTGAAGCCAAAATCGAACAGGTGGACGGATTCGCCATGGTTAAAGAGATGGCCGAGGAGATGGAGAACATGATGGGCGACAAGATCGAAGCTATCAAG CGGATTATGGACGCGGCTGAACATCTGTCCGTCTCACATTCGCGATTAACACGGCAAGATTTGTACGAGATGAAGCAGCGCAACGAGAATATCGATTACTACAACGCCAAACGTCTCAACCAGTACCATAAAGCCGGGCCGCTGGCCGGTGAGCTGCTCGAGAACCACAAAGCGCTCATCATGTCAAACAGTCTGCACTTTGGCAACGTGGGCATCAACACCAGCGTCAGCGCCGTTCACGTTCCCACCAACGTTTACGACGGag CTCCGGACGTGCTGAATGGCATCCAGTGGTCGGAGCAACTGGATCGCATCTTTATGACCAATTACGAGTCGGATCCGTCACTAACTTGGCAGTACTTTGGCAGTTCGACAGGATTTATGCGACAGTATCCAG CCACCAAGTGGGGCCAGGGCGAATGGGAACCCGACTTGTTCGACTGTCGTCTAAGACCCTGGTATCTCCAAGCGGCTGCCAGTCCCAAGGATATGATCATCTTAGTGGACACTTCTGGCTCCATGACTGGAGTCCGTAAAGAGATTGCTAAACACGTCGTTCTCACGTTACTCGACACTCTCTCGGAGAATGACTTTATCAACATTTACAAGTTCAGCGAAGTTCCCGTCCCAGTCGTCCCGTGCTTCAAAGACAAAGTTGTCCAG GCCAATTTAGAGAATCTGAGGGAATTGCGCAATGGCATGATTGAAACGGAGACGAGCGACATTGCCAACTTCACGTCGGCTTTCACGACGGCCTTTGAAATTCTGCAAAAG TACAACCGAACCATGCAAGGGTGTCAGTGCAACCAGGCGATTATGTTGGTGACAGATGGGGCTCCCGAAAATTACAAGGAACACTTGGAAAAATACAATTTGCCACACAGGCCAGTACGAATCTTCTCCTACGTCATCGGTCGGGAGATCATCGACACTTCTGCCACCATTAATATGGCATGTGAAAACAAAG GCTATTTTGCTCGAGTCACATCCCTGGCTGAAGTTCGTGAGCAAGTGCTCAAATATATTCCAGTCCTCTCTCGTCCCATGGTTATGTACCAAAAAGATCATCCCGTCATCTGGACTTCAGCTTACATCGACATAGCG GAACCCAAATTGAGTGACTGGCTGTGGGAGATAAGAGAACGTCGGAAGCAGCGGGATCGTTCGCTCAACTACCGTGCTCTCTTGCGGTTGATCAGCGATCGGAACAACGCCCAAAGCGACGACACTTCAAACGTGACGACCAACAGTAGTCGGGATGCCAGTGGCAGACCCACCATCAGTATGACAGTTGAACAATATTTGACCTATGGCAACCTCGTCAATGAGGAGCGGCTCAATGCTCATCGGATCAAACAGGAGCGCGAAGAAGCAGCTATTCCTGCCGGCAACCAGCAGAATAACCGTCAAGGC ATAACCAGCACCACTCCCCGTCCAGTGTTACCTCCTACTCGAAATCCTGATGGACCGCGAGCTGAGGCGCTTGTCAAGCCTGAGACTCTCAGAGCTTGGCTCAAACGAATCGACTATGAG ACTCGGACTAAACCGAAATTCTTGATGGCGGTCTCGGTGGCTACTCCAGTTTACGACCGCAAGAATGAATCG AATATCATTGAGAAAATACTCATCAACGACATCTGGGAAGAGAAAACGCGAACG GTAAGGACCGCCAATCTTCTTGGAGTGGCCGGTACGGACATACCCGTCACGGAACTGAAGAAACGAACGCCCGCCTACAAG TTGGGTGTTAACGGGTACTCGTTCATCGTCAACAACAACGGCTACGTTCTCTACCATCCCGATCACCGACCCCTG GACGCGGACGGACTCCTGAAACCCAACTACAACACGGTCGATTTGTCCGAAATTGAGTTGGTCGATTCAGACGGCGGTCCGCGTGAAAACGACACGAATCTCATGACC ATGCGCCGCGACATGATCGAGCGGCGCGAGGGTGAGATGACGTTCAAAGTGAGGATTCACCACGATGGCATG AAGAGAGTCAGCGTTCGTCGGCAGCGCTATTATTACCGCGGGCTGAAGGGTACCCCTTATAGCCTCGGTTTGGCGCTGCCTGATGGATACGGCGATTTTCGCATTGCGGCTGAAACCGAAGTCAAGCGTCTGTCGGCTGATCACAACATCAACG TTTCGTCCTTCTTCTCCGGCAAGAATTGGAAAATTCACCCCGACTG GATCTACTGCCGCTACAACTACGACCATCTGAAATCGTTCGATACGCCCGAGGCTCAAGTGCTGCACTTTGTCGGCCGGACGCAGCGGGAGCGATGGCGTTGGAACTCGAAGCACCCGCGGCCTTCCCACGACACTGTCCGCT CTCACAAACAAGAAGACAACTACTACT gCGACAAACATTTGATGCAATCACTGATTTTTGACGCCCAAGCCACCGAAGTGTTCGACAAGAACATTTCTCTTAGCATTGACCGACAAGATCC GCACGCCATGTTTAAGCTGTTTGGTATATCGGTCGCCTTTGTCGCCACTCGCAGTGGCCTCTTACGTTGGCAGGACATCAGCACCATTGATGACAA GCATTTTAGCGAGGCCAATCTCAACGCCATCGACCAGACTTGGTACAAGAGGGCCGTCGATCAATACTCTGTAGAACCGGATAGCTTTGTCTACTCGGTGCCGTTCAGCACGGGTACAG GAGTAACCAATGAGAGTGTAGTTACTGCCTCTCATGCCATTTTCGTCGAGAAGGGCGGCTACAAAGCTCCCGCCGCTGTCGTAGGACTTCAATACAAGAACAGCGCCTTCCGAGAAACTTTCTTCAACATCACGTCGGGG TGCACCG GAGGAGTTCAATGCAGGCGAACTTGCAGTTCCGGTGATTTGTCGTGTTACGTAGTGGACAATCACGGATACATCGTGATCTCAAAGGAGGAGAGAGACACAGGGCGCTTTTTTGGTGAAATCGATTGGCTTGTTATGGATTCATTGATCCATTACGGTGTCTTTAAAAG GGTCCGCATCTACGACTATCAAGCTGTCTGCAAGGATATGCAGGGGCACCGCAGTGCTGCCAATTTCTTGCTAACACCATTACGTTACATGAAGTGGTTCGTTCAATGGATGGTTGGTCGCGCCTCTTGGATAATGCTCCAAACTCAGATTGCTCATTTGATCAATCCGGACTGGGCCTGGGGCATGGAACAAGAGCAATCGGATTACCACTACGAGGATAATGATGGTAGTCCCG GACCGGTTCCAACGGGTGGAGAATTCATGGCCGACGGAGATATTTCAATCATCGTCCACGACGAAGCTGTATCAATGGAAAACGCATATGCCAATAAATCCCGACCGAGACCATGTGACCAACAGGCAGACTTGTATGTGCTGCAACCCGAAAAGCTATTTAAAGGCGACAAACCCGACTCGGTCAAAGGAAAACAGAACTGCAACTCGAACAATTTGGGCGCCCGCCAATGCGAAAGACACTACAGCACCCACAAGATACCCCACTCGAATTTGCTACTACTAGTCATTGACACAACTTGCAGGTGTGAAATACAGAAGCAAAAGATTGAAATGGAGGAAGTCAAAATGAACGAGTCGTTACGCTGCGAACGACCTCAGGAAAGCTTGTACCGTCAGCGTCCCTCCGTCTGTCTCAGTTATCATCCAGAG GAGGAGGAAATCAAACAGTGTGgtaaaggaaataatttacTGCCGTCTCCCATTCTACTTACAGCAACCTTAATCTATTCAGTTTTAAAAtggatttaa